TCACAAGTGAGAGTCGGTTCCACATGCGTTTCTTTCCGCGGCCCCGTCGAGCGCGCTCCGCGCCGCAGCCGATTGTATACTTCACGCGGCCGAGAATGAGACATTGGCGGTGGCTGGGGCAGAGCCTGGCCGCGTGAAGTGTATTCTCCGCCCTTGTGCCATTCTGGGCAAGCGGACTCGGTCCGTCGCTTGGGGCCCCAGAACCGGATCAGCCCGCCGTTTTGGCGAAGTATTCGTCCGAAGCAGCCAGCGCGGCGATCACCAGTTGGTCGGTCCCGCCATCCTGGAGCAGGCCGGCGAAATATCCTTGCCCGCCCGCGTCCGCCGGGCGGTCGAGCAGGTCCAAATAGAAAGACTGCACCAGGTCGTCGAGATATTCTTCGCTGCCCAGCACCATCGAGGCCACCTGCTGTCGTGGAGCACCGGCGTTCAAAAGCTGGTCGAAAAAGCCGCGAGCGCCGCTGTCGATGGGGCGGTGCAAGGCGTCCTCAAACAGAGCGCTAAGGAAGCCGTCGTTGCTGGCCCCGCCGCGGTTCTGGTAATACTCAGGCGAGGCGATGATGATCGCCGCCAGATCCTCGACCGTATTGCTCGCCAGGTAGGAGGTCCAGAACTCCCGGCCCCCCGCATCCGCCGAGCGATGCAAATAGGTCTGATAGACCTGGTTGACCTCGTCGCCGCGATACTCGGCGCTGCCTTCGATCGCGAACACCAGGTCGGCCCGTGTCAGCCCGTTGGCCAGCGCGCCCGACCAGAACGTGAGCGCGCCCACGTCGGCGGCACGGTGCAGCAGGTCGCCGAACACCTCGTTGATCCAGCGCGTGGTGGGCGTGCCCGACGTGCCATCGGCCAAGGGCGGCTCGACGAGCGAGGCCGAGGCAGAGGCCGTTGCCGACGTCCCTCCCAGACCGTGTACCGTGACGGTGAAGTTATATTGGCCTTCGTCGGGATACGCGTGCGTGCCCGAGACGTCGAACCCGGTCCCGTCCGCCGACACGATTCCTTGCGAAGTCGTGCCGTCTCCCCAAGCAATTGCGGCGGAATAGCTGCTGGCGCCGGCCGATGCCCCCGGCTGAGTGAAGGTGGCCAGTTTGACGGTGAGCGAGGTCCGCTCCGACCCGCTGACCGGCACGGCCGTGACAAGCGGCGCCGACTGCGAAACGGTGACGGTGGCCGTGGCGCTGGCGGCGGCCGTGCCCGGCGGGTCGTCGGCAATGCTGACGACGGGGGAGTACGTTCCCGCGTTGGCGTAGGCATGCATGCCGGCGATCGCGAAGTTGCCGTGGCCGCCGGACACCGTGCCGGAGTCGGTGACGCCGTCGCCCCAGTTGATGCTGGCGCTGAAGCCCGCGGCGGTGGCGGCCAAGTTGGTGTCGCTGACGGTAGCCAACGTGCCGCTCAGCGTATTGCCGGAAATGGTGCTCAGCGAGGCGGGGGTGACCACGAACGAATCGCTGTCGGCGGCGCTGGCCGTCGAGTGGACCGTCGCTCGGGCCGTGCCACCGATGTCTTGAACGACGGAAGTGATGGTGAACGGTCCTTCGTCGGCGAAGGTGTGCGTGCCCGAAACCGTGAACGTGCCGGCCGACTCGCCGACGGTCCCCGTCGTCGTCGTTCCGTCGCCCCAGTCGATCGTGGCCGAGAAACCGCTGGCGTCGGCTCCGGCCCGCGTGTCGGTGAACGTTGCCACGGCGCCGGTGAACGGCGATCCCTCCGTCGCGGAGACGGCGGTTGAGGCGCCCGTCAGCGTATCGATGTCCGCGATATTCGCGGCGCTTTGCACTGTGATGGTGCTGCCGGGATCGCTGATCGCCACGGTGACGGTTTTTGCTCCTTCATCGTTGTAGGTGTGCGAGCCATTGACGTCAAAGCCGCCGCCGACGTCGGTGGAGATCGTTCCGGTCGAGCTCGCGCCGTCGCCCCAGTCGATGGTGGCGCTGTAGTCGCTCAGCGGCCGGCCGGTGTCGGCGTCGGTGAACTTGGCCACGGTTCCGTTGAACGCCGTCGTTTCCGTGGGCGCGATCGTCTGGCTGTTGCCCGACAGGCTCGAAACCACGGTGGCGGTGAGATGGGCCTTGCCCGTGGCCCCGTCGAAGTCGTTGACCGTAACGGTGACGGGCTCCGTGCCGGCCGTGGTGTAGGTATGGGTTCCGCTGACTTGGAACGTGCCCGCGCCGGTCACGCTGCCCGACGTCGTCGTGCCGTCGCCCCAGTCGATGGTGGCCGTGTAGTCGAAGGAATTGACGCTGTTGTCCTGGTCGGTAAAGGCGGTCAACGCTCCTGAAAAGTTCATCCCTTCGGTGGCGGTGACGCGGTCCGGGGTAAACACCAGCCCCGGCGGTGAGACGCTGGCCGTGGCGGCGGCCGTGACGGTGTGCGACGAGGAATCGATCAGCGTGACCGTGATGTTCATCGTCCCGGTCGAATAATACGTGTGGGTTCCGCTGACGGCAAATCCGCCGGAGGGGAGCGCGGTGACGGTGCCTCGCAGGGCCAACGGGGTGTCGCCCCAGTCGATATAGGCCGTGTAGCTGCCGGCGGGGGCGGGCGGGGCATCGTTAAACACCGCCACCACTCCGCTGAAGGAGACATCGGCGACCGGCGAAATAACGCCGCCCAGCGCGGGAAACGGGGTCGTCTGGGCGCTGACGATCTCGCCCAGCAGCCCCTGATCTCCGCCCGCGCCGATGCCGGTGAAGAACAAGGTGGTGGGACCGCCCGCCGTCACTCCGTTGCCGAAGGTCAGTCCGTGCAGCCCGTTAATCGTCAGCGGGTTGCCCGCCGGATTGCTCAACGTGCCCAGATAGGCTCCAGTGCTGGTATCGAAGGCGTTGATTTTTCCGTCACCCGAATTGGCGACGAGCAAGTTGCCGCTGAAGTCGCCGAAATTCTGCGGCGCCACGACCATGCCCCAAGGCTCATCCAGTTTGCCGGCAGGCGCGTTTGGGCCGCCGGCAATCAGCGTTTTTTGGAAGTCTCCGTTGTAGTCGAACGAATCGACGATGCCCTGTCCCACTCCCGGCACGGCATTCTGCTGGCTGCCGTCTTGCAAGGCGTAGCCGACCAGCAGCCGCCCGCCGACGTTGGCGATGTTGTATGGAGCGTATCCGGCGGGCAGGTTCGGGTCGGTGAAGCTACCGGCCAGGGCCACGCGGCCGAAGCTGGAGTTGAACACGTCGATGCGGTTGTCGTGGAAATCGGCCGCATAGAGGTAGTTCTGGCCTCCGGTGTTGGCCAGGGCCATTCCGGTATAGACGGCGCCGCCGGTGGTGGCCGCGGTCTGCGCGGAGGTGGAGGGGGCCGGCGGCGGTACGTTGGCATTCCAGCCCGTGATGTCGCCGCTGGCCGAATCAAACAGAAACGACGCGGGTCCGCTGGCGGCGCCCGAGTGGACGGCAAAGTCGCTGCTGCCATTGGCGACCATGCCGGTGGGCGAACCGCCCGGAATCGTCATCGCCAGCGAGCTGAGCTGGAACGCCGAACCGCCGACGTCGCCTTGGTAGAGCGAAGCGGTGCCGGAACCGCGGTTGGCCAGCCAAAGATCGCCTCCGCTGGAATTGAGGGCGACGCCCCAGGGGCTGTTCAGGTTGGCATCTTGCAGCAACGCGGCGTTGGGCTGATCGGCTGCCAGGCTCAACTGCAGGTAGCCGGTGCTCAGCACGGTCCGCGGTTCCAGGGCTTCCGGACCACGGCGGCGCGCGTTCCCGGCCCGGTTGCAAGATGAAAGAGTGTTTTTTGTGCGTCGTTTCCGCCGGTGCATGTGCAATCCCCAACAATGGAGCCTCGGTCCCCAATCCTCAACAGTAACTACGGAGCCGCCTGCGAGGCAAGCAAAAAGAGCGCCCAGTTTGACTGACCGTGAAATGCGGTGTAGGGTTTCCAAGCCTCGCCGGCTTCGAGAGTCGAAAATCCTGCCCCTGCCCTAGATCCGCCCCCGCCCACCGCGGATCGCCCTGTACGCTGAGGCGTTGCTGTGATGTCTGCGCAGTTATTGGAAGAGCCACGTGCCCGGCGGCTTTGTCGCCGAGAGGCCCCCAAAATCCTCATTATCGATGACGACGACGTGATGGCCGACGTGTTGGGCCAGCGGCTCGGCCGGCAAGGCTATGAAGTCCTGGTGGCGGCGAGCGGGCAGGACGGCCTGTCGCTTGCCCGTCAG
This Pirellulales bacterium DNA region includes the following protein-coding sequences:
- a CDS encoding TIGR03118 family protein codes for the protein MLSTGYLQLSLAADQPNAALLQDANLNSPWGVALNSSGGDLWLANRGSGTASLYQGDVGGSAFQLSSLAMTIPGGSPTGMVANGSSDFAVHSGAASGPASFLFDSASGDITGWNANVPPPAPSTSAQTAATTGGAVYTGMALANTGGQNYLYAADFHDNRIDVFNSSFGRVALAGSFTDPNLPAGYAPYNIANVGGRLLVGYALQDGSQQNAVPGVGQGIVDSFDYNGDFQKTLIAGGPNAPAGKLDEPWGMVVAPQNFGDFSGNLLVANSGDGKINAFDTSTGAYLGTLSNPAGNPLTINGLHGLTFGNGVTAGGPTTLFFTGIGAGGDQGLLGEIVSAQTTPFPALGGVISPVADVSFSGVVAVFNDAPPAPAGSYTAYIDWGDTPLALRGTVTALPSGGFAVSGTHTYYSTGTMNITVTLIDSSSHTVTAAATASVSPPGLVFTPDRVTATEGMNFSGALTAFTDQDNSVNSFDYTATIDWGDGTTTSGSVTGAGTFQVSGTHTYTTAGTEPVTVTVNDFDGATGKAHLTATVVSSLSGNSQTIAPTETTAFNGTVAKFTDADTGRPLSDYSATIDWGDGASSTGTISTDVGGGFDVNGSHTYNDEGAKTVTVAISDPGSTITVQSAANIADIDTLTGASTAVSATEGSPFTGAVATFTDTRAGADASGFSATIDWGDGTTTTGTVGESAGTFTVSGTHTFADEGPFTITSVVQDIGGTARATVHSTASAADSDSFVVTPASLSTISGNTLSGTLATVSDTNLAATAAGFSASINWGDGVTDSGTVSGGHGNFAIAGMHAYANAGTYSPVVSIADDPPGTAAASATATVTVSQSAPLVTAVPVSGSERTSLTVKLATFTQPGASAGASSYSAAIAWGDGTTSQGIVSADGTGFDVSGTHAYPDEGQYNFTVTVHGLGGTSATASASASLVEPPLADGTSGTPTTRWINEVFGDLLHRAADVGALTFWSGALANGLTRADLVFAIEGSAEYRGDEVNQVYQTYLHRSADAGGREFWTSYLASNTVEDLAAIIIASPEYYQNRGGASNDGFLSALFEDALHRPIDSGARGFFDQLLNAGAPRQQVASMVLGSEEYLDDLVQSFYLDLLDRPADAGGQGYFAGLLQDGGTDQLVIAALAASDEYFAKTAG